Proteins co-encoded in one Oncorhynchus kisutch isolate 150728-3 linkage group LG1, Okis_V2, whole genome shotgun sequence genomic window:
- the LOC109892239 gene encoding transcription factor LBX1-like: protein MTSKEVAECDAVENRRRSPLDHLPPPANSNKPLTPFSIQDILNKPSVKRSYTICGTAHLISSAEKHRSSSISALANRALLTQTSPLCALEELASKTFKGLEVSVLQAAEGRDGMTLFGQRNTPKKRRKSRTAFTNHQIYELEKRFLYQKYLSPADRDQIAQQLGLTNAQVITWFQNRRAKLKRDLEEMKADVESAKTIGDGIVPLEKLAKLADLEKCANGTLGHHPRADSPAQSGGREYELARKLRMSPLSPFSDHTTSKECSEDDEDLEIDVDD from the exons ATGACATCCAAAGAAGTCGCCGAATGTGACGCGGTCGAGAATAGGAGGCGAAGTCCATTGGACCATCTTCCTCCGCCTGCAAACTCGAATAAGCCACTGACACCGTTCAGTATCCAAGACATTCTCAACAAACCCTCCGTGAAACGAAGTTACACCATTTGTGGGACAGCACACCTGATTTCATCGGCTGAGAAGCACCGTTCGTCCAGCATCTCTGCTCTGGCCAACCGGGCACTGCTCACACAAACCTCACCACTCTGCGCCCTGGAAGAACTAGCCAGCAAAACGTTCAAGGGGCTCGAAGTTAGCGTGCTACAAGCAGCTGAAG GGAGAGACGGAATGACACTCTTTGGGCAAAGAAACACCCCGAAGAAGCGAAGGAAGTCCAGGACTGCATTCACCAACCACCAAATCTACGAATTAGAGAAAAGATTCCTGTATCAGAAATATTTGTCTCCCGCTGACCGAGACCAAATCGCCCAACAATTGGGTCTAACGAACGCCCAAGTCATCACGTGGTTCCAGAACAGGAGAGCCAAACTAAAGCGAGATCTGGAAGAGATGAAGGCCGACGTGGAGTCGGCCAAAACTATAGGTGACGGTATTGTACCTCTGGAGAAACTCGCAAAGCTCGCTGACCTCGAGAAATGCGCCAACGGAACGCTCGGACATCACCCGCGAGCCGATTCTCCCGCGCAGAGCGGCGGACGAGAGTACGAGCTCGCTCGCAAGCTGCGGATGTCCCCCCTGTCGCCATTTTCAGACCACACAACAAGTAAAGAATGCTCAGAGGACGACGAAGACCTAGAAATTGATGTGGATGACTGA